A stretch of the Pedobacter sp. MC2016-14 genome encodes the following:
- a CDS encoding TIGR03915 family putative DNA repair protein, with product MVIYRIDGSLEGILCAVFEWFERKPGKIKLIDKKNYQPDAFSDTLEIFNDTKKADRVWKGLQKKLDKIWLRRCYCCFLSEQNEALNNLFEFICYVFSSPEGSTSNYGNTYVLAVAKMARKVEREKHRMEAFIRFQHSADGIFYCGIEPDFNVLPLILNHFQKRYADQRWIIYDLKRHYGLYYNLDLVEEIRMEISEERNLNKPSANRDSEKESLYSILWKDYFKSTNITSRKNTKLHLQHVPKRYWKYLTEKQLGS from the coding sequence ATGGTAATTTATCGTATAGACGGCAGCCTCGAAGGCATATTATGCGCTGTTTTTGAATGGTTTGAACGCAAACCGGGAAAAATAAAGCTCATTGATAAAAAAAATTATCAGCCTGATGCCTTTTCCGATACGTTAGAAATATTCAACGATACCAAAAAAGCAGACCGGGTCTGGAAAGGTTTGCAGAAAAAGCTAGATAAAATTTGGCTAAGGCGATGCTACTGCTGCTTCTTATCAGAACAAAATGAAGCGCTAAATAACCTATTTGAATTTATCTGTTACGTTTTCAGTAGTCCGGAAGGTTCAACTTCTAATTATGGAAATACTTACGTGCTGGCAGTAGCTAAAATGGCCCGAAAAGTGGAACGTGAAAAACATAGAATGGAAGCTTTTATCAGGTTTCAGCATTCTGCAGATGGAATATTTTATTGTGGTATTGAGCCCGACTTTAATGTTTTACCACTAATACTAAATCACTTTCAAAAAAGATATGCAGATCAGCGATGGATTATTTACGATCTGAAAAGACATTATGGGCTTTATTATAACCTTGATTTAGTTGAAGAAATCCGTATGGAAATTAGCGAAGAGAGAAACCTGAATAAGCCATCTGCCAATAGGGATTCAGAAAAAGAATCGCTCTACTCTATATTATGGAAAGATTACTTTAAAAGCACAAATATAACATCCAGAAAAAACACCAAACTTCATTTACAACATGTTCCAAAAAGATATTGGAAATATCTAACAGAAAAGCAATTGGGATCTTAA